A window of Halobellus sp. LT62 contains these coding sequences:
- a CDS encoding amidohydrolase family protein: protein MPEIVDGYTHVLTERFFEDLTDKFGFQGLSGRPEFLWDHEQRKRDMADYGVDKQIITLALPTMFQGMEHDLALDITRLANDEIRRLADEHPDEFIPVGTIPKVSEEFLAEFDRCVDDLDMAGVQIFSNIDGRPLDDDRFWPLFERAEATDTPLWMHPQLWEWYDWASEYMEHRLFGWPFDTTLALSRLVFGGVMEEYPDLEIVSHHGGGMVPFYGRRIEMFYEQRMTYPENYKGYHEHAAELSQPAEEYFKKFNADTAVSGSTPAIECASSFFNEGNVIFGTDYPFSPERGRQTIDYTIDAVERMDADEDAKADVFAGNLYELIS from the coding sequence ATGCCGGAAATCGTCGACGGCTACACGCACGTCTTGACAGAGCGGTTCTTCGAGGACCTCACGGACAAGTTCGGGTTCCAAGGGCTCTCGGGCCGCCCGGAATTCCTCTGGGATCACGAACAGCGGAAGCGAGATATGGCCGATTACGGCGTCGACAAGCAGATCATCACGCTGGCGCTGCCGACGATGTTCCAAGGGATGGAACACGATCTCGCCCTCGATATCACGCGACTCGCGAACGACGAGATCAGGCGGCTGGCCGACGAACACCCCGACGAGTTCATCCCGGTCGGGACGATCCCGAAGGTGAGCGAAGAGTTCCTCGCGGAGTTCGACCGCTGCGTCGACGACCTCGATATGGCGGGCGTGCAGATCTTCTCGAACATCGACGGCCGCCCGCTCGACGACGACCGGTTCTGGCCGCTGTTCGAGCGCGCGGAGGCGACCGACACGCCGCTGTGGATGCACCCCCAACTCTGGGAGTGGTACGACTGGGCCTCCGAGTATATGGAGCACCGCCTCTTCGGCTGGCCGTTCGACACGACGCTCGCGCTGTCGCGACTCGTGTTCGGCGGCGTGATGGAGGAGTACCCCGACCTCGAAATCGTCTCGCACCACGGCGGCGGGATGGTCCCGTTCTACGGCCGCCGGATCGAGATGTTCTACGAGCAACGGATGACGTACCCCGAGAACTACAAGGGCTACCACGAGCACGCCGCAGAGCTCTCACAGCCCGCCGAGGAGTACTTCAAGAAGTTCAACGCCGACACGGCCGTCTCCGGATCCACGCCGGCGATCGAATGCGCGTCGTCGTTCTTCAACGAGGGCAACGTCATCTTCGGAACTGACTACCCCTTCAGCCCCGAGCGCGGCCGGCAGACGATCGACTACACCATCGACGCCGTCGAGCGGATGGACGCCGACGAGGACGCCAAAGCCGACGTCTTCGCCGGCAACCTCTACGAGCTGATCTCCTGA
- a CDS encoding 2-keto-4-pentenoate hydratase — MSLSSAEVDDLATKLYEAYDQKEPIAPLTDDVEFSTEDAYRIQFEVFDRLSAGGREDVVGHKLGLVSEAKQEQLGIPEPIFGYVAHETVLENEPVPTDEMIAPRIEAEIGFILDEDLTAPVSVTDVLTATRAVVPVVEILESRFQGWSIPSAQDVIADLTSAGKVIVGEQYRDVTDVDLKMESVAVSVNGELESTGVGGDIMGNPARPVAWLAERLDDVDDGLREGELVMSGGITAAIDIEPGDVYTIEFANLGTMEVRAE; from the coding sequence ATGTCACTCAGCTCAGCGGAGGTCGACGACCTCGCGACGAAGCTCTATGAGGCCTACGACCAGAAAGAACCGATCGCGCCCCTGACCGACGACGTCGAGTTCTCGACGGAGGACGCCTACCGGATCCAGTTCGAGGTGTTCGACCGTCTCAGCGCCGGCGGCCGCGAGGACGTCGTCGGTCACAAGCTCGGGCTCGTCAGCGAGGCCAAGCAGGAACAGCTCGGCATTCCGGAGCCGATCTTCGGCTACGTCGCCCACGAGACGGTTCTGGAAAACGAGCCCGTCCCGACCGACGAGATGATCGCGCCCCGCATCGAGGCCGAGATCGGCTTCATCCTCGACGAAGACCTCACCGCGCCCGTCTCGGTGACCGACGTGCTCACGGCGACCCGCGCGGTCGTCCCGGTCGTCGAAATCTTAGAGAGCCGCTTCCAGGGCTGGTCCATCCCCTCGGCCCAAGACGTCATCGCCGACCTCACCTCCGCCGGGAAAGTCATCGTCGGCGAGCAGTACCGCGACGTCACCGACGTCGACCTGAAGATGGAGAGCGTCGCCGTCTCGGTCAACGGCGAACTCGAGTCGACGGGCGTCGGCGGCGACATCATGGGCAACCCGGCCCGCCCGGTCGCGTGGCTCGCGGAACGCCTCGACGACGTCGACGACGGACTCCGCGAGGGCGAACTCGTGATGAGCGGCGGGATCACGGCGGCCATCGACATCGAACCCGGCGACGTCTACACCATCGAGTTCGCGAATCTCGGCACGATGGAAGTCCGCGCCGAATAA
- a CDS encoding aldehyde dehydrogenase family protein: MTEAANGQEISIDAPWNGLYIDGEWIAPGDRRSIDVRNPTTQESITSVPAGTVEDVDRAFEAATRAQEEWAETTPDKRAAVVRRTANLIDEYEEEIREILAVETGAAKPRQDIEHGGTVTFVHDAASFAFRSSGGHNQSKIPGKENIIKKEPVGVVGVISPWNVPLKLSIRAVAPAIALGNSVVLKPAQESSISGGLLLARLFEKAGLPAGVLNVVTGKGSVAGDRTAAHPDCDVVAFTGSTGAGRLVGENAIEHFAFPALELGGNNPHVVLEDADLDQAVAAGTFGSFWNQGQVCISINRHLVHESLYDEYAERLAERAAELKIGDPTDDDVVIGPIINESQRDEMIEYIERTVEEGGTVLTGGEADGLFVEPTVITDVTNDMAAACNEHFGPVAPIIPFSDDDEAVELANDTEYGLAGSVHSADRGHARDVADRIDVGMMHVNDQPVNVEPHVPFGGVKESGLGRYNGEWIIDEFTETTWTSVQREPREYLF; the protein is encoded by the coding sequence ATGACTGAAGCAGCAAACGGCCAAGAGATCTCGATCGACGCGCCTTGGAACGGCCTCTACATCGACGGCGAGTGGATCGCCCCCGGCGACAGAAGGTCGATCGACGTCCGCAACCCGACGACGCAGGAATCGATCACGTCCGTACCGGCGGGGACGGTCGAGGACGTCGACCGCGCGTTCGAGGCGGCGACTCGCGCGCAGGAGGAGTGGGCCGAGACGACGCCCGACAAACGCGCCGCGGTCGTCCGCCGCACGGCCAACCTGATCGACGAGTACGAAGAGGAGATCAGAGAGATCCTCGCGGTCGAGACCGGCGCGGCGAAGCCCCGACAGGACATCGAACACGGTGGGACGGTCACGTTCGTCCACGACGCGGCCTCGTTCGCCTTCCGTTCCTCGGGCGGGCACAACCAATCGAAGATCCCCGGGAAGGAGAACATCATCAAGAAAGAGCCCGTCGGCGTCGTCGGCGTGATCTCGCCGTGGAACGTCCCGCTGAAGCTCTCGATCCGCGCGGTCGCGCCCGCGATCGCGCTCGGGAACAGCGTCGTCCTCAAGCCCGCCCAAGAGTCGTCGATCTCGGGCGGCCTGCTGCTCGCTCGCCTCTTCGAGAAGGCCGGACTCCCCGCCGGCGTGCTCAACGTCGTCACCGGAAAAGGCTCGGTTGCGGGCGACCGAACCGCCGCGCACCCCGACTGCGACGTCGTCGCCTTCACCGGCTCGACCGGCGCGGGTCGACTCGTCGGCGAAAACGCCATCGAGCACTTCGCGTTCCCCGCGCTGGAACTCGGCGGCAACAACCCCCACGTCGTGCTGGAGGACGCCGACCTCGATCAGGCGGTCGCCGCCGGGACGTTCGGCTCGTTCTGGAATCAGGGGCAGGTGTGCATCTCGATCAATCGTCACCTCGTTCACGAGTCGCTCTACGACGAGTACGCCGAGCGGCTCGCCGAGCGCGCCGCGGAGCTGAAGATCGGTGACCCCACCGACGACGACGTCGTGATCGGCCCGATCATCAACGAGTCCCAGCGCGACGAGATGATCGAGTACATCGAGCGGACCGTCGAGGAGGGCGGCACCGTCCTCACCGGCGGCGAGGCCGACGGCCTGTTCGTCGAGCCGACGGTTATCACCGACGTCACGAACGATATGGCGGCGGCGTGCAACGAGCACTTCGGCCCGGTCGCGCCGATCATCCCCTTCTCGGACGACGACGAGGCGGTCGAACTCGCCAACGACACCGAGTACGGGCTCGCGGGATCCGTTCACTCGGCCGACCGCGGCCACGCTCGCGACGTCGCCGATCGGATCGACGTCGGGATGATGCACGTCAACGACCAGCCGGTCAACGTCGAACCGCACGTGCCGTTCGGCGGCGTGAAAGAGTCCGGGCTGGGGCGCTACAACGGCGAGTGGATCATCGACGAGTTCACCGAAACCACGTGGACGTCGGTCCAGCGCGAGCCGAGAGAGTACCTGTTCTGA
- a CDS encoding acetaldehyde dehydrogenase (acetylating), with translation MSLDAAIVGPGNIGTDLMYKILDRGEDIDLQRMIGIFPVEESEGLQAAVDEGVDVGTDGIDSVKEYADEFDLVFEATSAGIHEQHAPVYEDLGLFAVDLTPAAIGPYTVPVVNAEEVLAGGHENINMVTCGGQATIPLVHAVDRVADVEYAEMLSHIASKSAGPGTRKNIDKFTQTTAAGLEEVGGADRGKAIITLNPAEPPIMMRNTVYTMVNEDTDVDEVRDSVSRIEDEVQGYVPGYDVTLEPTVKDQDDVAFDLGDSIILTTMLEVEGEGQYLPPYAGNLDIMTSAALGAAERVAQQSADADAIGGVKND, from the coding sequence ATGTCGTTAGATGCGGCGATCGTCGGTCCGGGTAACATCGGAACCGACCTGATGTACAAGATACTCGACCGCGGGGAGGATATCGATCTCCAGCGGATGATCGGCATCTTCCCGGTCGAGGAGTCGGAGGGCCTGCAGGCGGCCGTCGACGAGGGCGTCGACGTCGGCACCGACGGCATCGACAGCGTCAAAGAGTACGCCGACGAGTTCGACCTCGTCTTCGAGGCGACCAGCGCGGGCATTCACGAGCAGCACGCACCGGTGTACGAGGACTTGGGCCTCTTCGCGGTCGACCTCACGCCGGCAGCGATCGGCCCCTACACCGTCCCGGTCGTCAACGCCGAGGAGGTTCTCGCGGGCGGCCACGAGAACATCAATATGGTCACCTGCGGCGGGCAGGCGACGATTCCGCTCGTCCACGCGGTCGACCGCGTCGCCGACGTCGAGTACGCGGAGATGCTCTCGCACATCGCCTCGAAGAGCGCCGGTCCGGGGACGCGAAAGAACATCGACAAGTTCACGCAGACGACCGCCGCCGGACTCGAAGAGGTCGGCGGCGCGGACCGCGGAAAGGCGATCATCACGCTCAACCCCGCGGAACCGCCGATTATGATGCGGAACACGGTCTACACGATGGTCAACGAGGACACCGACGTCGACGAGGTCCGCGACTCCGTCTCGCGGATCGAAGACGAGGTGCAGGGCTACGTCCCCGGCTACGACGTCACGCTCGAACCGACCGTCAAGGACCAAGACGACGTCGCCTTCGACCTCGGCGACTCGATCATCCTCACGACGATGCTCGAAGTCGAGGGCGAGGGCCAGTACCTTCCGCCCTACGCGGGCAACTTAGACATTATGACAAGCGCAGCACTCGGCGCAGCCGAACGGGTCGCACAGCAGTCAGCCGATGCCGACGCCATCGGGGGTGTGAAAAATGACTGA